The following proteins are encoded in a genomic region of Montipora foliosa isolate CH-2021 chromosome 8, ASM3666993v2, whole genome shotgun sequence:
- the LOC137968073 gene encoding polypeptide N-acetylgalactosaminyltransferase 11-like isoform X2, with protein MGLKLPSRYLLLCVSLTLSFWILLNVMSFLYTGTDSNYSKRINGRHLQKDSPSDDFEMQLGDITEENDKSTIGLIRNAEDERIRDEGYAKHAFNELISNRLGFYREIQDTRHAKCHKNTNSSVLPSASIIICFHNEAWSTLLRTVHSVLNRSEGKLIQEIILVDDYSTLEELKGKLQNYIGTLPKVKLVRTLMREGLIRGRMVGAKHATGEILVFLDSHCEVNKEWLPPLLERIKENHTTVVCPVIDMISSDTFEYQSSPLVRGGFNWGLHFSWEPVPNYLVAENGDLTRPIRTPTMAGGLFAIDRQYFVDIGQYDEGMNIWGGENLEISFRIWMCGGRLEIIPCSRVGHLFRKWRPYGSDSKGDTMSYNSMRLAEVWLDDYKKYFYKIRQNLIGKSYGNVSSRMELRKMLNCKSFKWYIENVYPELRLPEEGGVIADGALWKHLSKKNHVIIIKKGNLLNVGSSLCLDTPGLATQKKAKVLLHDCTWTNAKFWSLNEDNELKIDSQLCLEALNNIEEPRVMKCHSGGAQEWYYNKILQLYNRASGLCIEATGEISVKMAICNDNAAQKWQFAHD; from the exons ATGGGATTGAAGCTACCTTCTCGTTATCTTCTCTTGTGTGTTAGCTTAACTCTGTCGTTCTGGATTTTGTTGAATGTTATGTCTTTTTTGTACACTGGAACTGACAGCAATTACAGTAAAAGAATTAATGGAAGGCATCTTCAGAAGGATAGCCCATCTGATGATTTTGAGATGCAACTTGGGGATATTACAGAGGAAAACGATAAAAGTACGATAGGCTTGATCCGAAACGCAGAGGATGAAAGGATTAGAGATGAAGGATATGCAAAGCATGCTTTTAATGAGTTGATCAGCAACAGGTTGGGATTTTATCGTGAAATCCAAGACACAAGGCATGCAAA GTGTCACAAAAATACTAACTCCTCAGTTTTGCCCTCAGCCAGCATCATCATCTGCTTTCACAACGAAGCGTGGTCTACATTGCTGAGAACCGTGCATAGTGTTCTAAACAGATCAGAAGGGAAATTGATTCAAGAAATAATCTTAGTTGATGATTATAGCACATTGGAGGAACTAAAAGGCAAACTTCAAAATTATATAGGTACATTGCCCAAAGTTAAGTTGGTCAGAACTCTAATGCGTGAAGGACTCATAAGGGGGAGAATGGTGGGAGCTAAACATGCGACAGGAGAGATACTGGTTTTTCTGGACAGCCACTGTGAGGTGAACAAAGAGTGGCTGCCACCACTTCTGGAAAGGATAAAGGAGAATCACACAACTGTAGTCTGCCCAGTTATTGACATGATCAGCTCAGATACATTTGAGTACCAGTCATCACCATTAGTACGTGGTGGATTCAACTGGGGACTGCATTTTTCTTGGGAGCCGGTACCAAATTACCTtgttgctgaaaatggcgatttaACTCGCCCTATAAG AACACCAACCATGGCAGGAGGTTTATTTGCTATTGATAGACAATACTTTGTTGACATTGGCCAGTATGATGAAGGAATGAACATCTGGGGTGGTGAGAATTTGGAGATCTCCTTTAGG attTGGATGTGTGGAGGAAGACTGGAGATTATACCATGTTCACGAGTGGGGCATCTCTTCCGCAAGTGGCGACCATATGGATCAGATTCCAAAGGGGACACAATGTCGTACAACTCCATGAGACTTGCAGAAGTTTGGCTTGATGATTACAAAAAGTACTTCTACAAAATAAGACAAAATCTGATTGGAAAGTCATATGGAAATGTCAGCTCGAGAATGGAGTTGAGAAAGATGTTGAATTGCAAGAGCTTTAAATGGTACATAGAAAATGTGTATCCTGAACTGAGGCTCCCTGAAGAAGGTGGAGTCATTGCTGATGGTGCATTGTGGAAGCATTTGTCAAAGAAGAACCATGTCATCATAATAAAGAAGGGCAAC CTACTGAATGTGGGCAGTTCATTGTGTCTGGACACACCAGGTCTTGCAACTCAAAAGAAAGCCAAAGTTTTGTTGCATGATTGCACTTGGACAAATGCAAAG TTCTGGTCACTGAATGAAgataatgaattgaagattgACAGCCAGTTGTGTTTAGAGGCATTGAACAATATTGAAGAGCCCAGGGTGATGAAATGTCACAGTGGAGGAGCACAGGAATGGTACTATAACAAG ATTCTTCAATTATATAACCGTGCATCTGGTTTGTGCATAGAAGCAACTGGGGAAATTTCTGTGAAGATGGCAATTTGTAATGATAATGCTGCACAAAAATGGCAATTTGCTCATGACTAA
- the LOC137967283 gene encoding ATP synthase subunit beta, mitochondrial-like, with translation MLVHGLRRAARTAFRPNLVARALRQTQPKTLPVCSQLCNRRYVSTDKPVSAAAAAPAPKTTTAPPATKPGAVGKIIAVIGAVVDVQFEEGLPPILNSLEVEGRSPRLILEVAQHLGENTVRTIAMDGTEGLVRGQKCTDTGGPITIPVGPETLGRIINVIGEPIDERGPVPTDLRAAIHAEAPEFVEMSTEQEILVTGIKVVDLLAPYAKGGKIGLFGGAGVGKTVLIMELINNVAKAHGGYSVFAGVGERTREGNDLYHEMIVSGVISLKDKSSKVALVYGQMNEPPGARARVALTGLTVAEYFRDEEGQDVLLFIDNIFRFTQAGSEVSALLGRIPSAVGYQPTLATDMGTMQERITTTRKGSITSVQAIYVPADDLTDPAPATTFAHLDATTVLSRGIAELGIYPAVDPLDSTSRIMDPNVVGQEHYEVARGVQKILQDHKSLQDIIAILGMDELSEDDKLTVARARKIQRFLSQPFQVAEVFTGHDGKLVPLKETISGFKKILNGEYDHLPEVAFYMVGDISEAVAKAEKLAEEVQ, from the exons atgttggttCATGGATTACGTCGAGCGGCAAGGACTGCCTTTCGACCTAACCTCGTAGCCCGTGCTTTGAGACAAACACAACCAAAAACACTTCCTGTATGCTCGCAATTGT GTAACCGTCGGTATGTTTCAACCGACAAACCAGTGTCTGCAGCCGCGGCAGCTCCTGCCCCCAAAACAACGACTGCACCTCCAGCCACAAAGCCAGGAGCAGTTGGTAAAATTATCGCTGTTATCGGTGCTGTTGTAGATGTTCAATTTGAAGAGGGGCTCCCTCCCATTTTGAACTCACTGGAGGTGGAAGGCCGAAGCCCGAGACTCATTCTTGAAGTGGCCCAGCATTTAG GTGAGAACACTGTGAGAACCATTGCTATGGATGGTACGGAAGGTCTTGTAAGAGGACAAAAGTGTACGGATACTGGAGGTCCTATAACAATTCCTGTTGGCCCCGAAACATTGGGAAGAATTATTAATGTTATTGGGGAGCCCATTGATGAAAGAGGACCTGTTCCAACAGATTT GCGAGCAGCAATCCATGCTGAAGCCCCAGAGTTTGTTGAGATGAGCACAGAGCAGGAGATTCTGGTGACAGGAATCAAGGTTGTGGATCTCCTGGCACCATATGCAAAGGGAGGGAAGATTG GTCTATTTGGTGGAGCTGGTGTTGGCAAGACTGTGCTCATCATGGAATTGATCAACAATGTAGCCAAAGCTCATGGTGGTTACTCTGTGTTTGCTGGTGTTGGAGAAAGGACTCGTGAAGGGAATGACTTGTACCATGAAATGATTGTGTCTGGTGTAATCAGCTTAAAAGACAAAAGTTCCAAG GTGGCATTAGTTTATGGTCAGATGAATGAGCCACCAGGTGCCCGCGCCCGTGTAGCTTTGACTGGTCTCACTGTTGCTGAGTACTTTCGAGATGAAGAGGGACAGGATGTACTGCTTTTCATAGACAACATCTTCCGTTTCACTCAAGCTGGTTCTGAA GTGTCTGCTCTGTTGGGTCGTATCCCATCTGCTGTGGGTTACCAACCAACTCTGGCCACTGATATGGGCACCATGCAGGAGAGGATTACCACCACAAGAAAGGGGTCCATCACATCAGTACAG GCCATTTATGTGCCAGCTGATGACTTGACTGATCCTGCTCCTGCAACAACCTTTGCTCACTTGGATGCCACCACTGTGTTGTCTCGTGGTATTGCTGAGTTGGGTATCTACCCTGCTGTGGACCCCCTGGATTCCACATCACGTATTATGGACCCAAATGTTGTTGGACAAGAACACTATGAAGTTGCCAGAGGTGTACAGAAAATCTTACAG GACCACAAGTCACTCCAGGATATCATTGCCATTTTGGGTATGGATGAATTGTCGGAAGATGACAAACTGACTGTTGCTCGTGCACGCAAGATTCAGAGATTCCTTTCACAGCCCTTCCAAGTTGCCGAAGTTTTCACGGGTCATGATGGCAAGCTGGTTCCCTTAAAG GAAACCATCTCAGGGTTCAAGAAAATCCTAAATG GTGAATATGATCATCTGCCAGAAGTTGCCTTCTACATGGTTGGGGACATTAGTGAAGCAGTGGCAAAGGCAGAGAAACTCGCAGAAGAAGTTCAATAA
- the LOC137968073 gene encoding polypeptide N-acetylgalactosaminyltransferase 11-like isoform X1: protein MGLKLPSRYLLLCVSLTLSFWILLNVMSFLYTGTDSNYSKRINGRHLQKDSPSDDFEMQLGDITEENDKSTIGLIRNAEDERIRDEGYAKHAFNELISNRLGFYREIQDTRHAKCHKNTNSSVLPSASIIICFHNEAWSTLLRTVHSVLNRSEGKLIQEIILVDDYSTLEELKGKLQNYIGTLPKVKLVRTLMREGLIRGRMVGAKHATGEILVFLDSHCEVNKEWLPPLLERIKENHTTVVCPVIDMISSDTFEYQSSPLVRGGFNWGLHFSWEPVPNYLVAENGDLTRPIRTPTMAGGLFAIDRQYFVDIGQYDEGMNIWGGENLEISFRIWMCGGRLEIIPCSRVGHLFRKWRPYGSDSKGDTMSYNSMRLAEVWLDDYKKYFYKIRQNLIGKSYGNVSSRMELRKMLNCKSFKWYIENVYPELRLPEEGGVIADGALWKHLSKKNHVIIIKKGNLLNVGSSLCLDTPGLATQKKAKVLLHDCTWTNAKFWSLNEDNELKIDSQLCLEALNNIEEPRVMKCHSGGAQEWYYNKKILQLYNRASGLCIEATGEISVKMAICNDNAAQKWQFAHD, encoded by the exons ATGGGATTGAAGCTACCTTCTCGTTATCTTCTCTTGTGTGTTAGCTTAACTCTGTCGTTCTGGATTTTGTTGAATGTTATGTCTTTTTTGTACACTGGAACTGACAGCAATTACAGTAAAAGAATTAATGGAAGGCATCTTCAGAAGGATAGCCCATCTGATGATTTTGAGATGCAACTTGGGGATATTACAGAGGAAAACGATAAAAGTACGATAGGCTTGATCCGAAACGCAGAGGATGAAAGGATTAGAGATGAAGGATATGCAAAGCATGCTTTTAATGAGTTGATCAGCAACAGGTTGGGATTTTATCGTGAAATCCAAGACACAAGGCATGCAAA GTGTCACAAAAATACTAACTCCTCAGTTTTGCCCTCAGCCAGCATCATCATCTGCTTTCACAACGAAGCGTGGTCTACATTGCTGAGAACCGTGCATAGTGTTCTAAACAGATCAGAAGGGAAATTGATTCAAGAAATAATCTTAGTTGATGATTATAGCACATTGGAGGAACTAAAAGGCAAACTTCAAAATTATATAGGTACATTGCCCAAAGTTAAGTTGGTCAGAACTCTAATGCGTGAAGGACTCATAAGGGGGAGAATGGTGGGAGCTAAACATGCGACAGGAGAGATACTGGTTTTTCTGGACAGCCACTGTGAGGTGAACAAAGAGTGGCTGCCACCACTTCTGGAAAGGATAAAGGAGAATCACACAACTGTAGTCTGCCCAGTTATTGACATGATCAGCTCAGATACATTTGAGTACCAGTCATCACCATTAGTACGTGGTGGATTCAACTGGGGACTGCATTTTTCTTGGGAGCCGGTACCAAATTACCTtgttgctgaaaatggcgatttaACTCGCCCTATAAG AACACCAACCATGGCAGGAGGTTTATTTGCTATTGATAGACAATACTTTGTTGACATTGGCCAGTATGATGAAGGAATGAACATCTGGGGTGGTGAGAATTTGGAGATCTCCTTTAGG attTGGATGTGTGGAGGAAGACTGGAGATTATACCATGTTCACGAGTGGGGCATCTCTTCCGCAAGTGGCGACCATATGGATCAGATTCCAAAGGGGACACAATGTCGTACAACTCCATGAGACTTGCAGAAGTTTGGCTTGATGATTACAAAAAGTACTTCTACAAAATAAGACAAAATCTGATTGGAAAGTCATATGGAAATGTCAGCTCGAGAATGGAGTTGAGAAAGATGTTGAATTGCAAGAGCTTTAAATGGTACATAGAAAATGTGTATCCTGAACTGAGGCTCCCTGAAGAAGGTGGAGTCATTGCTGATGGTGCATTGTGGAAGCATTTGTCAAAGAAGAACCATGTCATCATAATAAAGAAGGGCAAC CTACTGAATGTGGGCAGTTCATTGTGTCTGGACACACCAGGTCTTGCAACTCAAAAGAAAGCCAAAGTTTTGTTGCATGATTGCACTTGGACAAATGCAAAG TTCTGGTCACTGAATGAAgataatgaattgaagattgACAGCCAGTTGTGTTTAGAGGCATTGAACAATATTGAAGAGCCCAGGGTGATGAAATGTCACAGTGGAGGAGCACAGGAATGGTACTATAACAAG AAGATTCTTCAATTATATAACCGTGCATCTGGTTTGTGCATAGAAGCAACTGGGGAAATTTCTGTGAAGATGGCAATTTGTAATGATAATGCTGCACAAAAATGGCAATTTGCTCATGACTAA